A region of Paenibacillus sp. 37 DNA encodes the following proteins:
- a CDS encoding BMP family protein yields MKTNKNRRAGLGLTIMMILTVLILGACSANNTTTATDTRTKVGIVLTEVGLGDRSFNDAAFDGLVQARNEKSIVFDYREPGDNAEAAFEEFAEAKFDLVIGLSDAVQADMEKVAAKYPDQQFLMIDSQSELPNIASISFRAEEGSYLAGVIAAMASTEDHVGFLGGIEIPVLRNFEQGFKQGVLAVKPDATVDAVYAGDFGNAELGEQLAAQMIQEKGADVIYVAAGLTGVGALTEIQKLGKYAIGVDTDQFFLAEKAILTSMLKNVDVSIYNAVNTFVQNNHTFPQKEIVEGLAENAVGLTALHNITLSDEQQQTFEDLKAKISSGQIKIKLDQ; encoded by the coding sequence ATGAAAACAAACAAGAACAGACGCGCAGGTCTAGGTCTTACCATCATGATGATCCTGACGGTACTGATCCTGGGGGCATGTTCAGCCAACAATACAACAACGGCAACAGACACAAGAACAAAGGTTGGCATCGTGCTTACGGAAGTGGGTCTGGGTGACCGTTCTTTTAATGATGCTGCTTTTGATGGACTGGTTCAGGCCAGAAATGAGAAAAGCATTGTCTTTGACTATCGCGAACCGGGCGACAATGCCGAAGCTGCATTTGAAGAGTTTGCTGAAGCCAAATTCGATCTGGTTATCGGCCTGAGTGATGCTGTCCAAGCGGATATGGAGAAAGTTGCAGCCAAATATCCTGACCAGCAGTTCCTCATGATTGACAGTCAGTCCGAACTGCCTAACATTGCCTCCATTTCATTCCGGGCGGAAGAAGGAAGTTATCTGGCAGGTGTTATTGCCGCAATGGCTTCAACGGAAGATCATGTTGGCTTCCTTGGTGGAATAGAGATACCGGTCCTTCGTAATTTCGAGCAGGGTTTTAAACAAGGTGTTCTGGCTGTCAAGCCCGATGCAACCGTTGATGCTGTCTACGCGGGGGACTTCGGCAATGCCGAGTTGGGTGAACAACTGGCTGCACAGATGATTCAGGAAAAGGGCGCTGATGTGATCTACGTTGCTGCCGGTCTCACAGGCGTAGGCGCACTGACGGAGATTCAGAAATTAGGGAAATACGCCATCGGTGTAGATACCGATCAATTCTTTTTGGCGGAAAAAGCCATTCTTACGTCCATGCTGAAAAATGTGGATGTCTCTATCTATAATGCCGTTAACACGTTTGTACAAAACAATCATACCTTCCCTCAAAAGGAAATCGTGGAGGGGCTGGCGGAGAACGCCGTGGGTCTGACTGCTCTACATAATATCACGCTCAGTGATGAACAACAGCAAACCTTCGAAGATCTGAAAGCAAAGATCTCTTCCGGTCAAATCAAAATTAAGCTTGATCAATAA
- a CDS encoding gamma-glutamyltransferase family protein: MNFDPLYQPYPSYRVPVYAKQGMVATSQPLAAQAGLDVLKKGGNAIDAAIATAAALTVLEPTSNGIGGDAFALVWTEGKLHGLNASGPAPQGISIEALQAAGYTEMPKLGVVPVTVPGAPAGWAELSRRFGRLTLAEALEPAIRYAEEGYPLAPGLARHWARAAEIYARQGDAKAGRAWFETFAPGGRVPAAGELWRSPDHAATLRQIGESEARDFYEGELAERIHSFMAEHGGYLTREDLAAFQPEWVDPISVSYRGYHVWEIPPNGQGLIALAALNLLKGYEFEEKESVQAYHQQLEAMKLAFADGEKYITEERKMGVTVEELLSEAYAEERRKLIGDTARTPEAGDPRASGTVYLATADGEGNMVSFIQSNYMGFGSGLVVPGTGIALQNRGHNFSLDPNHANALEPGKRTYHTIIPGFLTRGSEAVGPFGVMGGFMQPQGHVQVVMNTIDYHLNPQAALDSPRWQWTKGKTILVEPGFPQHIAQALARKGHDIQVALDPSQFGRGQIIWRHPDNGVLCGGTETRADGSIAAW; the protein is encoded by the coding sequence ATGAACTTCGATCCACTCTACCAACCGTACCCCTCTTACCGCGTGCCTGTGTATGCGAAACAAGGCATGGTCGCCACGTCTCAACCATTGGCTGCACAAGCCGGTCTGGATGTATTGAAAAAAGGCGGCAACGCCATTGATGCCGCCATTGCAACTGCGGCAGCACTCACCGTGCTGGAGCCCACGTCCAATGGCATTGGCGGCGATGCTTTTGCCCTCGTCTGGACCGAGGGCAAACTGCATGGCCTGAATGCCAGCGGCCCTGCGCCTCAGGGCATATCCATTGAGGCGCTTCAAGCGGCAGGCTATACGGAGATGCCGAAGCTTGGGGTTGTTCCGGTGACGGTGCCTGGCGCACCGGCAGGTTGGGCTGAGCTGAGCCGCCGTTTCGGGCGGCTCACGCTGGCGGAAGCGCTGGAACCAGCCATCCGCTACGCGGAGGAAGGTTATCCGCTTGCGCCTGGGCTGGCCCGCCACTGGGCAAGGGCAGCCGAAATCTATGCACGCCAGGGTGATGCGAAGGCAGGGCGTGCGTGGTTTGAGACATTTGCTCCAGGCGGGCGGGTTCCCGCAGCTGGAGAGTTGTGGCGCTCGCCGGATCATGCGGCGACTTTGCGCCAGATTGGCGAGAGCGAAGCGCGAGACTTTTACGAAGGAGAACTGGCAGAACGCATTCATTCCTTTATGGCAGAGCATGGTGGTTATCTGACTCGCGAAGATCTGGCGGCATTCCAGCCCGAGTGGGTTGATCCAATCTCTGTCTCCTACCGCGGATACCATGTGTGGGAGATTCCGCCGAATGGACAAGGATTGATTGCTCTGGCGGCGCTTAATCTGCTGAAAGGATATGAATTTGAAGAGAAAGAATCTGTTCAGGCGTATCATCAGCAGCTCGAAGCCATGAAGCTGGCATTTGCCGATGGGGAGAAATATATTACTGAAGAACGCAAAATGGGCGTCACGGTGGAGGAACTGCTGTCCGAGGCATACGCGGAAGAACGGCGCAAACTCATTGGTGATACCGCACGAACACCTGAGGCAGGTGATCCACGAGCAAGTGGAACGGTCTATCTGGCTACAGCGGACGGTGAAGGCAACATGGTTTCCTTTATCCAGAGTAACTACATGGGCTTCGGCTCTGGATTGGTTGTTCCGGGGACAGGCATTGCCCTGCAAAATCGTGGACATAACTTCTCACTGGACCCGAACCATGCAAATGCCCTTGAGCCGGGCAAACGGACATATCACACGATCATTCCGGGGTTCCTCACCCGCGGCAGTGAAGCGGTTGGGCCATTCGGTGTCATGGGCGGTTTCATGCAGCCGCAGGGTCATGTGCAGGTGGTCATGAATACAATCGATTATCACCTGAACCCCCAGGCCGCCTTGGATTCTCCGCGCTGGCAGTGGACGAAGGGCAAAACGATTCTCGTTGAACCAGGTTTCCCGCAACACATTGCACAGGCACTCGCCCGCAAGGGACATGATATTCAAGTGGCGCTCGATCCATCCCAGTTTGGACGCGGTCAGATCATCTGGCGCCACCCGGACAATGGTGTATTATGCGGGGGTACGGAAACCCGAGCTGATGGCTCGATTGCGGCTTGGTAA
- a CDS encoding SDR family oxidoreductase, giving the protein MNPVYPFYGEKTVCKEQKLAFPPQHQDQQPGLETLMVPEPISEDPAYIGSCKLQGKVAIITGGDSGIGRAAAIAFAKEGADIVIAYLYERTDAERTRERIEELGQCCLLIEIDLRLKKNCETVIRTTMETYGKIDILVNNHGVQYVQPSIVDITEEQLYHTFQTNVFAYFFLIQAALPHLCRGASIINTASITAYKGNVQLIDYSSTKGAVVSLTRVLSQSLAAQGIRVNSVAPGPIWTPLIPASFSAEDVQVYGTETPMGRAGQPYELAAAYVYLASRDSSYVTGECIHVNGGDMVTT; this is encoded by the coding sequence ATGAATCCTGTTTATCCTTTTTATGGTGAGAAAACGGTGTGCAAGGAGCAAAAGCTGGCATTTCCACCCCAGCATCAGGACCAGCAACCCGGTCTGGAAACCCTGATGGTGCCTGAACCGATCAGTGAAGATCCTGCCTATATCGGTAGCTGCAAACTCCAAGGTAAAGTTGCCATTATTACGGGTGGTGACAGTGGAATCGGCCGGGCGGCCGCCATCGCTTTTGCCAAGGAAGGTGCGGATATCGTCATTGCTTATCTATATGAACGGACAGACGCCGAAAGGACTCGTGAACGGATCGAAGAACTGGGACAGTGCTGTCTCTTAATCGAGATTGACCTCCGCCTGAAGAAAAATTGTGAAACCGTCATTCGCACGACGATGGAGACCTATGGAAAGATCGATATTCTGGTCAACAACCATGGCGTGCAGTATGTGCAGCCAAGCATTGTTGATATTACAGAAGAACAGCTGTATCACACCTTTCAGACCAATGTATTCGCCTATTTCTTTCTGATCCAGGCCGCTCTCCCCCATCTGTGCAGAGGTGCCTCCATCATCAATACGGCTTCCATCACAGCATACAAAGGTAACGTCCAGTTGATCGACTATTCCTCCACCAAAGGAGCTGTCGTGTCGCTCACTCGTGTACTTTCCCAATCACTCGCAGCACAGGGAATCCGCGTGAATTCTGTTGCCCCTGGCCCTATCTGGACACCTCTTATTCCTGCCAGCTTCTCCGCGGAGGATGTGCAGGTATATGGAACGGAGACGCCTATGGGTCGGGCTGGTCAGCCTTACGAACTGGCGGCAGCTTATGTCTATCTCGCCTCCCGCGATTCATCCTACGTCACAGGTGAATGCATTCATGTCAATGGCGGCGATATGGTAACGACTTAG
- the fosB gene encoding metallothiol transferase FosB, whose protein sequence is MNIQGINHLCFSVSNLERSITFYEQALGARIQVKGRKLAYFELAGLWIALNQEDVIRNYTERTYTHIAFTVTEEEFDASVQQLRAAGADILPGRPRDPRDALSVYFTDPDGHLFELHTGTMKQRLDYYREDKDHMTFYP, encoded by the coding sequence ATGAATATTCAAGGAATTAATCATTTGTGCTTTTCCGTATCCAATCTGGAGCGGTCCATTACCTTTTATGAGCAGGCTCTCGGTGCCCGAATTCAGGTGAAAGGACGCAAACTGGCTTATTTTGAGCTTGCCGGTCTGTGGATTGCCCTGAATCAGGAGGATGTTATTCGCAACTATACGGAACGAACCTATACCCATATTGCATTTACCGTTACAGAAGAGGAGTTCGACGCGTCTGTTCAGCAGTTGCGAGCAGCGGGTGCTGACATTCTTCCCGGAAGGCCAAGAGATCCGCGGGATGCATTATCCGTTTATTTTACCGATCCGGATGGACATTTGTTTGAACTGCATACAGGTACGATGAAGCAAAGGCTGGATTATTATCGCGAAGACAAAGATCATATGACCTTTTATCCGTGA
- a CDS encoding helix-turn-helix domain-containing protein, whose protein sequence is MLGPKIRQIREQLGLSQKQLAGEDMTRSYISLIEKGRAVPSQRMLKIIARRLNTPMEFFLGGSAATDTDIGEAVLDKAKACYAEQNDSACIRIAHKVLTLTEDTSDQSEAYLLILRSHNRLGDYRQALDEGETAAFTVIRTGDRERIVEYYLEMGRAAFHAELFHAARKHYEQAYTYSSRLKHLQEEHIQSLTFLGTTHLRLGNVNEGLNYYLKAEKEAQMAGQPELYGEITLGLGKAYYMSEQDGHMRLSYDWTKRSVQAYKQASSESYVLALHNLAVIQLHMGQKKEALPLLDECARIYDKRNLPHKKASILEEISKVYLEQREPEQAEAIIKEALQLLDKQDEGMLRAKLYRLLGIVFHEKNNSNEGYYFLRMSHDLLKRISANREADISHQLLLLSLQERKMNYEDYKSLIK, encoded by the coding sequence ATGCTCGGACCCAAAATCCGGCAAATCCGGGAGCAGCTTGGACTGTCTCAGAAGCAACTGGCAGGTGAGGATATGACGCGTTCTTACATCAGCCTTATCGAAAAAGGTAGAGCCGTTCCCTCGCAGCGTATGTTAAAAATCATTGCCAGGAGACTTAATACACCCATGGAGTTTTTTTTGGGAGGAAGTGCAGCAACAGATACGGATATTGGGGAGGCTGTACTGGACAAGGCCAAAGCCTGTTATGCCGAGCAGAATGATTCTGCCTGCATCCGCATAGCCCATAAAGTGCTGACGTTGACGGAGGATACATCGGATCAGTCAGAAGCCTACCTGCTCATTTTACGAAGTCACAACAGACTTGGGGATTATCGACAAGCCTTGGATGAGGGGGAAACTGCAGCATTTACGGTCATTCGAACAGGTGACAGGGAACGTATCGTTGAATATTATCTGGAAATGGGGAGAGCGGCTTTTCATGCAGAGCTGTTTCATGCTGCCCGGAAACATTATGAACAGGCGTATACGTACAGCAGCAGACTCAAACATCTACAGGAAGAACACATCCAATCGCTGACCTTTCTTGGCACAACCCATTTAAGACTAGGCAATGTGAATGAAGGGTTGAACTACTATCTCAAAGCGGAGAAGGAAGCCCAAATGGCGGGACAACCGGAACTGTATGGCGAGATTACACTGGGTCTGGGCAAAGCATATTATATGTCCGAACAGGACGGACACATGCGGTTAAGTTATGACTGGACCAAGAGATCCGTACAGGCCTATAAACAGGCGAGCAGCGAATCCTACGTTCTGGCACTTCACAACCTCGCCGTGATCCAGCTTCATATGGGGCAAAAAAAAGAAGCCCTCCCCTTACTGGATGAATGCGCACGAATTTACGATAAACGCAATCTTCCCCACAAGAAGGCTTCCATATTAGAGGAAATCAGTAAAGTTTATTTGGAACAGCGTGAGCCAGAACAGGCAGAGGCCATCATCAAAGAAGCCCTCCAACTGCTGGATAAGCAAGATGAAGGGATGCTTCGTGCCAAACTGTATCGCTTGCTGGGTATTGTATTTCATGAGAAAAACAACAGCAATGAAGGTTATTACTTTCTAAGAATGAGTCACGATCTACTTAAACGCATCTCTGCAAACCGCGAGGCTGACATCAGCCATCAACTCCTTCTGCTAAGCCTGCAAGAGCGTAAAATGAACTACGAAGATTATAAGTCATTGATCAAATAA
- a CDS encoding 3-oxoacyl-[acyl-carrier-protein] synthase III C-terminal domain-containing protein: MHIKQIWSYIPEHIVPIRELNEVLGLNNAQTKVLEKIHGLKQVRQDRDGDLASLLGRVLTQVVNNPEIAPNSIKYIIYCHTIQENFPFPMKVLQVLKRAYGLQHAIAFSLTQQNCASGLIALNVAETLLPSLEADDHILILTGEKTFSPVVQLIPNTTVMGEASAAVLVGNKGNGSRVVGLTSVTLGQFCNVLTGTPQILREFQEIYTPRLCEAIVAAVEQAGLTLQDIRYIVPHNVNLSSWKKVAIRLSYPLERIYTSNVQEIGHCFCSDPFINLQAILEQKLLQPEEYYLLVTVGLGVTFSVAVMQYAGIGGDGRDHRIDGFFEQAQVGVNGPA, from the coding sequence ATGCATATCAAGCAAATATGGTCTTACATTCCGGAGCACATTGTGCCGATCAGGGAACTGAACGAGGTGCTGGGACTCAATAATGCCCAGACGAAGGTACTGGAAAAAATTCATGGTTTGAAACAGGTTCGGCAAGACAGGGATGGAGATCTGGCTTCGTTGCTTGGGCGCGTATTAACCCAGGTGGTAAATAACCCGGAGATCGCTCCTAACTCGATTAAGTATATCATTTATTGCCACACAATTCAGGAAAATTTCCCCTTTCCTATGAAAGTTTTGCAAGTCCTGAAACGGGCTTACGGGTTGCAGCATGCCATCGCGTTTTCGCTTACGCAGCAGAACTGTGCATCGGGCTTAATTGCCCTGAATGTTGCCGAGACATTGCTGCCTTCATTGGAAGCGGATGATCATATTTTAATTTTGACAGGTGAAAAAACCTTTAGTCCCGTTGTGCAATTGATCCCCAATACCACCGTGATGGGAGAGGCATCAGCCGCCGTGCTGGTGGGCAACAAGGGCAACGGAAGTCGTGTAGTTGGACTTACGAGTGTTACCTTGGGCCAATTCTGTAATGTACTAACGGGAACCCCGCAGATTCTAAGGGAGTTTCAGGAAATCTACACGCCTCGGTTATGTGAAGCCATTGTTGCAGCCGTGGAGCAGGCGGGTCTGACGTTGCAGGATATTCGATACATCGTCCCACACAATGTGAATCTATCCTCGTGGAAGAAGGTGGCTATCCGTTTATCCTATCCCCTTGAACGCATATATACGTCCAACGTACAGGAGATCGGACATTGTTTCTGTTCGGACCCATTTATTAATCTGCAAGCTATTCTGGAGCAGAAGCTGTTGCAACCAGAGGAGTATTATCTGCTTGTTACGGTCGGACTTGGGGTTACATTCAGCGTAGCAGTGATGCAATATGCAGGAATAGGAGGGGATGGCCGTGACCACCGTATTGACGGATTTTTCGAGCAAGCTCAAGTGGGCGTTAACGGGCCAGCATGA
- a CDS encoding ATP-grasp domain-containing protein: protein MTTVLTDFSSKLKWALTGQHDVTFVYLNNFEVEEHWSETGTLKLPSLSIGSAADVVNRMEELGVFLAGENDIILLKGPPNQGFMADAQALGFGRSRCITVEHNDPALNITANLLNCPRTMDKLRELSQAAGTNVYLVPFGTSDQEEEFSRRTGIPLAVPSSDIFRKVNDKGYSRRLNAELGIRQIPGVECTSLDELVSGFDQLKAVLEQGGRLVLKDSMGVSGKGITVITDEARFHKCMSMLEKQASKKGRRQINYVLEQWIDKICDLNYQILIDRSGGVEYLGVKESLVEQGVHQGHLMPSRLNDVQLEVIREAAIRIGAALYRDGYYGIAGMDAILDEDGTIWPNLEINARFNMSTYQTNIQHQWVAENQCGLAKKYTLRLNHLLEYKVLRSSLGELMFEPERGEGLLINNFATVNAAFRSEGTLFSGRLYGVIIASSPERLGVIDEAIEAVLSSINEVM, encoded by the coding sequence GTGACCACCGTATTGACGGATTTTTCGAGCAAGCTCAAGTGGGCGTTAACGGGCCAGCATGACGTTACTTTTGTGTATCTTAACAATTTTGAGGTAGAGGAGCACTGGAGTGAAACGGGTACTCTCAAGCTGCCCTCATTAAGCATAGGCTCGGCTGCGGATGTCGTTAATCGGATGGAGGAACTGGGTGTTTTCCTCGCCGGAGAGAACGATATTATCCTGCTCAAGGGGCCGCCAAATCAGGGATTCATGGCAGATGCACAGGCGCTTGGGTTTGGTCGCTCCCGATGCATAACGGTGGAGCACAATGATCCGGCACTGAACATTACCGCGAATCTTCTGAATTGTCCAAGGACAATGGACAAGCTGCGAGAGCTGTCACAGGCTGCTGGAACGAATGTTTATCTGGTTCCCTTTGGAACCTCGGATCAGGAAGAGGAATTCTCCCGACGGACCGGCATTCCGCTGGCTGTTCCATCTTCAGATATTTTCCGCAAGGTGAATGACAAGGGGTATTCCCGCCGTCTCAACGCGGAGTTGGGCATTCGCCAAATTCCAGGCGTTGAATGCACGTCTTTGGATGAACTGGTGTCTGGTTTCGATCAGCTAAAGGCCGTTCTAGAGCAGGGTGGACGTCTTGTGTTGAAGGATTCCATGGGTGTATCAGGCAAGGGAATTACCGTCATTACCGATGAAGCCAGGTTTCACAAATGCATGAGTATGCTGGAGAAACAGGCAAGCAAAAAGGGAAGACGGCAAATCAACTACGTGCTTGAGCAATGGATTGATAAAATCTGTGACCTGAATTACCAGATTCTCATCGATCGCTCGGGTGGAGTTGAGTATCTTGGCGTAAAGGAATCGTTGGTAGAGCAAGGCGTACATCAAGGGCATCTCATGCCTTCGCGGCTCAACGATGTTCAACTTGAGGTCATTCGCGAAGCGGCCATACGGATTGGAGCAGCTCTGTATCGAGATGGATACTACGGCATTGCCGGCATGGACGCCATTCTGGACGAGGACGGTACAATCTGGCCCAATCTTGAGATTAATGCCAGGTTTAATATGTCTACCTATCAGACCAACATTCAGCATCAATGGGTGGCCGAAAATCAATGTGGACTGGCAAAAAAATATACGCTCCGGCTCAATCACTTGCTGGAATACAAGGTGCTTCGTTCCAGTCTGGGTGAATTGATGTTCGAACCGGAACGTGGCGAAGGATTATTGATTAATAACTTTGCCACAGTCAATGCGGCATTCAGAAGTGAGGGGACCTTGTTCTCCGGACGTCTGTATGGCGTGATTATTGCGTCCTCCCCTGAACGGCTGGGAGTGATCGACGAAGCGATAGAAGCCGTCCTATCTTCCATTAACGAGGTGATGTGA
- the lysA gene encoding diaminopimelate decarboxylase, protein MSTEYQIQQLCVSDIAEKFGTPLYIYDGDVLQQVYQELRELLTPQVELFYSLKANPNISIVHMLQEMGAQAEVCSLAELHTAVQAGVAPESIIFLGPGKSDDEITACIRLGIYAIVCESFQELERIEIIAASEGRIVPVALRVNPSFSVKGSRLTMGGKPRQFGMDEQSVLQGKEQFESFSHVEIMGLHVYMGTRMLDVEPIVQNTRHILELADRIENELDITLRMVDVGGGLGVPYHEGEQFLSIAALTEQLNPMFESFRHSHANTRLFMELGRYLVGTCGMLVSRALYVKQSYGEHFVVTDGGTNCHMAAVGTGSYVKRNFPIASLTRYGESPVAEYNITGPLCTPNDVVGKRVLLPPVERGDLIGVFHSGAYGPTASPTHFLSHGSPAEVLIVAGEAHLIRERDTPQDLLSKQRLIKVSHTEITN, encoded by the coding sequence GTGTCTACGGAATATCAGATCCAGCAGTTGTGTGTCTCGGACATCGCTGAGAAATTCGGAACTCCGCTGTATATATATGACGGGGATGTGTTGCAGCAGGTGTATCAGGAGCTTCGGGAATTGCTTACGCCTCAAGTGGAGCTGTTCTATTCATTGAAGGCCAATCCGAATATTTCGATCGTACACATGTTGCAGGAGATGGGCGCGCAGGCAGAGGTGTGTTCCCTGGCAGAATTACATACGGCCGTACAGGCTGGAGTAGCGCCAGAAAGCATTATTTTCCTTGGACCCGGAAAAAGCGATGACGAGATTACGGCATGCATACGTCTGGGCATATATGCGATTGTATGTGAATCGTTCCAGGAGCTGGAGCGCATAGAGATCATCGCTGCAAGTGAGGGGCGAATCGTGCCGGTGGCCCTGCGAGTGAATCCTTCCTTTTCTGTTAAAGGCTCCAGGTTGACCATGGGTGGCAAACCACGTCAGTTTGGTATGGATGAACAAAGTGTGCTCCAGGGAAAAGAGCAGTTCGAGAGCTTCTCCCATGTGGAGATCATGGGACTTCACGTGTACATGGGAACCCGCATGTTGGATGTAGAGCCGATCGTTCAGAATACCCGTCATATTCTGGAATTGGCTGATCGAATCGAGAACGAGCTGGATATCACGCTACGTATGGTCGATGTAGGCGGGGGATTGGGGGTGCCCTACCATGAAGGTGAGCAGTTCCTATCCATAGCCGCACTGACAGAACAGTTGAATCCAATGTTCGAATCGTTTCGGCATAGTCATGCCAACACCCGGCTGTTCATGGAGCTTGGGCGATATCTGGTAGGCACCTGCGGTATGTTGGTCAGTCGAGCCCTATATGTCAAGCAATCGTATGGAGAGCACTTCGTCGTAACCGATGGTGGAACGAACTGCCATATGGCGGCGGTGGGCACAGGTTCTTATGTGAAGCGTAACTTTCCGATTGCCTCCCTGACGCGTTATGGTGAATCCCCTGTAGCAGAATACAATATTACGGGTCCCTTATGTACGCCGAATGATGTTGTTGGGAAACGGGTATTGCTTCCTCCTGTTGAACGGGGCGATCTAATCGGTGTTTTTCATTCGGGAGCCTACGGACCAACGGCTTCTCCCACACACTTTTTGAGTCATGGAAGTCCGGCGGAAGTGCTGATTGTCGCTGGGGAGGCTCACTTGATCCGTGAGCGAGATACTCCGCAGGATCTACTGTCCAAGCAACGCTTGATTAAAGTGTCCCACACGGAAATAACCAATTGA
- a CDS encoding acyl carrier protein, translating to MTTAVLLEEIKGALAEVLNTEAREDIQLSTSLFDELYLDSTSVLELLMTLEDRIEGLEIDPDDLEPDVFDTVGSLAAYIEKQLIAA from the coding sequence ATGACGACTGCAGTATTGCTTGAAGAGATCAAAGGTGCCCTTGCTGAAGTGTTGAATACGGAAGCCAGGGAGGATATTCAATTAAGCACATCTTTATTTGACGAACTCTATCTGGATTCGACCTCTGTTCTGGAACTGTTGATGACGCTGGAAGACCGGATTGAAGGTCTGGAGATTGACCCGGATGATCTGGAGCCCGATGTATTTGATACGGTAGGCTCCCTGGCTGCTTATATTGAGAAGCAGCTCATTGCGGCCTGA
- a CDS encoding 3-oxoacyl-[acyl-carrier-protein] synthase III C-terminal domain-containing protein: MGFGIVDIGVYLPEQIQQPEEVLAALELGKGELQFLRKYHRLEGVPVTESGQMLDDTIAQAVERLQTRPALSGIDLVLYVHSFQVQTPSDYRLLQRVLQRLGLEHVPFYGISQMNCASSIAALQWLERISQTQPHIRNVLLICADQFNFLPPEWRYLRKSAILGDSAVAVLLSRESCQHVVQAAHVLRDTRFHTGYHATADEISAFNRLYVDHIIQGMEELLSTQGLSFEDVDHIFPHNVNWTTWKEFSRRTGVGLERIYLDNIQRIGHTFSTDPFINLSSGFEQDWVCRKGHSIMVSIGLGSFFGFALVEHGGCEEE; the protein is encoded by the coding sequence TTGGGGTTCGGTATTGTGGATATTGGCGTCTATTTGCCTGAACAGATTCAGCAGCCGGAGGAGGTGCTGGCTGCCCTGGAGCTTGGGAAAGGTGAGCTTCAGTTTCTGCGCAAGTACCACCGCCTGGAAGGTGTGCCTGTAACGGAATCGGGCCAGATGCTTGACGATACGATCGCACAGGCTGTGGAACGGCTCCAGACCAGACCTGCCCTTTCCGGAATCGACCTTGTTCTCTATGTCCATTCCTTTCAGGTGCAGACACCGAGCGATTACAGGCTTTTGCAGCGTGTCCTCCAGCGCTTAGGGCTGGAACATGTACCGTTCTATGGCATATCCCAAATGAACTGTGCATCGTCGATAGCCGCTCTTCAATGGCTTGAGCGAATCTCGCAAACGCAGCCTCACATTCGGAATGTGTTGTTGATCTGTGCGGATCAATTCAATTTTTTGCCTCCCGAATGGCGCTATCTGCGCAAATCGGCCATTCTGGGTGATTCTGCCGTAGCTGTTCTATTGAGCAGAGAGAGCTGTCAGCATGTCGTTCAGGCGGCGCATGTACTGCGAGATACCCGGTTCCATACTGGTTATCATGCAACCGCCGATGAGATCTCGGCATTTAACCGATTGTATGTGGACCATATCATTCAAGGGATGGAAGAGCTGCTGTCAACGCAAGGCCTGAGTTTCGAAGATGTGGATCATATTTTTCCCCATAATGTGAACTGGACTACCTGGAAGGAATTCTCGCGACGTACGGGAGTTGGACTTGAACGGATATATCTGGATAACATTCAGCGAATCGGACATACCTTTTCCACCGACCCGTTCATTAACCTGAGTTCGGGATTTGAGCAGGACTGGGTGTGCAGGAAGGGGCACTCCATCATGGTCAGTATCGGGCTCGGCAGTTTTTTTGGTTTTGCACTGGTGGAGCATGGAGGATGCGAAGAAGAATGA